A stretch of the Musa acuminata AAA Group cultivar baxijiao chromosome BXJ2-7, Cavendish_Baxijiao_AAA, whole genome shotgun sequence genome encodes the following:
- the LOC135617892 gene encoding heat stress transcription factor C-1b-like, giving the protein MEEIRNTSVGYQVQAAPFVAKTYEMVNDPRTDCLIRWGKGNNSFVVVNPSDFSQFLLPSYFKHSNFSSFVRQLNTYGFRKVDPDRWEFAHHLFLRGQIHLLPHVIRRSKKSHVGLCAGSSSSSISGEEKGDVEGEVEKTLLQELYRLRQEQRALDDELQVMSRRLQATERRPHQMMSFLIKMAEDPESFSGLVISKKQQSAAAKKRRLVAAAAAPPAHAINDGVFLLPSLLVPGTEQTVIETLGTGSDRMSIEEVKPFAFVPDVSAIHSYDAELGGLATAPEASIIGPNHASGISFLPDFALSTTSSSSETAAAASFPFSLLGHGFC; this is encoded by the exons ATGGAAGAGATTCGTAATACTAGCGTTGGCTACCAAGTACAGGCGGCTCCTTTCGTGGCGAAGACGTATGAGATGGTGAACGATCCGAGGACGGACTGCTTGATCCGGTGGGGGAAGGGGAACAACAGCTTCGTGGTGGTGAATCCCAGCGATTTCTCTCAGTTCCTGCTACCCTCCTATTTCAAGCACAGCAACTTCTCCAGCTTCGTCCGCCAGCTAAATACCTAC GGATTCAGGAAGGTCGATCCGGATAGATGGGAGTTCGCTCACCACTTGTTCCTCCGAGGGCAGATTCACCTCCTTCCTCACGTCATACGCCGGTCGAAGAAGAGCCATGTCGGACTGTGtgcaggcagcagcagcagcagcataagTGGTGAGGAGAAGGGAGACGTGGAAGGGGAGGTTGAGAAGACGCTACTGCAAGAGCTGTATAGGCTGCGGCAGGAGCAGAGGGCCCTCGACGACGAGCTACAGGTTATGAGCAGGCGACTGCAGGCTACTGAAAGGAGGCCACACCAGATGATGTCCTTCCTCATCAAAATGGCCGAGGACCCTGAGTCATTCTCCGGGCTCGTGATCTCCAAGAAGCAGCAGTCTGCAGCAGCGAAGAAGAGGCGTCTtgttgccgctgctgctgctcctcctgcTCATGCAATTAACGATGGGGTCTTCCTCCTACCTTCTCTTCTGGTTCCAGGGACAGAACAAACTGTGATCGAGACATTAGGCACCGGAAGCGATCGGATGAGTATCGAGGAAGTGAAGCCATTTGCATTTGTTCCCGATGTTTCTGCCATCCACAGCTACGATGCTGAGCTCGGTGGTCTCGCTACGGCTCCGGAGGCGAGCATCATCGGCCCCAATCATGCAAGCGGAATCAGCTTCCTACCCGACTTCGCTCTGAGCACGACGAGTTCGagttcagaaacagcagcggcagcctccttccccttctctttaCTCGGCCATGGATTCTGCTAG
- the LOC135617891 gene encoding GTP-binding protein At2g22870-like — MMALTTVSPLRQETASLRFDDVMKSCKGACFVAFSIQEIFKSYLLLIAQRAQPKGTFRVQAQTRRDRSAMLLHHRILHPRLLFPPFVSFSAPPPGSLRSDHPLLLLASGRRNPVSLLARSHSLSTVAQLAVSTPLEVDAPILRQIADEEDGGPQVQIPFDKLFVPPGVDLAEAASMASGRVLRGSNIVLGPYARDAQVATAEFIKSSTKTEECPTDGLPEFALVGRSNVGKSSLLNSLVRRKRLALTSKKPGKTQCINHFRINDSWYLVDLPGYGYASAPQEARANWYEFTKNYFLNRESLVSVFLLIDASIPAKKIDLEYASWLGQNQIPMTLLFTKCDKRKKKKNGGKRPEENVEDFQKLIREYFKEAPPWIMTSSVTNQGREEILLHMAQLRNYWLKH, encoded by the exons ATGATGGCACTGACTACTGTGTCTCCGCTGAGGCAGGAAACAGCCAGTTTACGATTTGATGACGTCATGAAGTCGTGCAAGGGAGCGTGTTTCGTGGCTTTCTCGATACAGGAGATCTTCAAGTCTTATCTGTTGCTGATCGCACAAAGGGCTCAGCCGAAGGGCACATTTCGGGTGCAGGCACAGACGCGACGCGATCGTAGTGCGATGCTCCTCCATCACCGAATCCTCCACCCTCGCCTCCTCTTCCCCCCCTTCGTCTCCTTCTCCGCCCCACCGCCTGGGTCTCTCCGGTCCGACCATCCCCTCCTACTCCTCGCCTCCGGAAGAAGGAATCCCGTCTCCCTCCTCGCCCGTTCCCATTCCTTGTCCACCGTAGCCCAGCTCGCCGTCTCCACCCCTTTGGAGGTCGACGCCCCAATCCTACGGCAGATAGCTGACGAGGAAGATGGCGGGCCCCAGGTCCAGATTCCCTTCGACAAGCTCTTCGTGCCGCCGGGGGTAGACTTAGCGGAAGCGGCGTCGATGGCCAGCGGGAGAGTGCTCCGAGGCTCCAACATCGTGCTCGGACCTTACGCCCGCGACGCCCAGGTCGCCACCGCCGAGTTCATCAAGAGCAGCACCAAGACGGAGGAGTGCCCCACGGATGGCCTCCCCGAGTTCGCCCTCGTCGGCCGGTCCAACGTCggcaaatcctccctcctaaactCCCTCGTCAGGAGGAAGCGGCTCGCCCTTACCTCCAAGAAGCCCG GAAAAACACAATGCATTAATCATTTTCGTATAAATGATAGTTGGTACCTGGTGGATCTGCCTGGTTATGG atATGCATCTGCACCGCAAGAAGCGCGAGCTAACTGGTATGAATTCACCAAAAACTACTTCCTCAACCGAGAGTCGTTAGTGTCTGTTTTCCTACTTATAGATGCCAGCATCCCTGCTAAAAAGATTGATCTTGAATATGCTAGTTGGCTTGGACAAAATCAG ATTCCAATGACACTACTATTCACAAAGTGTGacaaacgtaagaagaagaagaacggtgGTAAAAGACCTGAAGAAAATGTTGAAGATTTCCAGAAATTGATACGCGAATATTTCAAGGAAGCACCGCCTTGGATAATGACCAGTAGTGTCACCAACCAAGGCCGGGAGGAGATATTATTACATATGGCCCAGTTGCGGAACTACTGGCTAAAACATTAG
- the LOC135617894 gene encoding uncharacterized protein LOC135617894, with protein sequence MASASLSLRYALFSSLPLSPSHAANEAAPPSVIASRPSRTAATLRPQPIRALSSSSSSACSSGRLVALARASFPKISSGIDEDPATEKFLRNNSISDFMRFKKGQVGGHSGELQTAVVSYRKRFPWSLLHPFLEVDLVSTIHIADRQYFETLQRGLEYYDCVLYEMVASRESLENRINSKSKGQLKHKRSKGFNIIGFIQRQMARILSLDFQLDCLDYESQKWQHADLDYETFKLLQDERGESFFTLAKEMTLRSTKTLVQPVSTTGDLGPWKSKLLWASRVLPMPLVGLLIISSVCSPFESYSTEYSELEALSRLDIGAALKIFLAKRLTSEFTEITAAIEEKSVIIGERNRVAADELRRAIDNGHQRIAVLYGGGHMPDLGRRLREEFDMVPSHVQWITAWSIKNKKLDSQSLPFLKALAKLLGWPLNRYQTLALLIFSSLLALDLWFWELFVQTAINLASSAAFEVGLSTNIM encoded by the exons ATGGCTTCCGCCTCTCTTTCCTTGCGGTATGcactcttctcctctcttcctttgTCCCCATCCCATGCCGCAAACGAGGCCGCCCCGCCTTCTGTTATCGCCTCCAGGCCGTCGCGGACCGCTGCAACTCTGAGGCCGCAGCCGATCCGCGCTTtatcttcgtcttcttcctccgccTGCTCATCCGGCCGCCTCGTCGCCTTGGCCAGAGCGTCGTTCCCCAAGATATCCTCTGGGATCGATGAGGATCCCGCGACCGAGAAGTTCTTGCGCAACAATTCCATCTCCGACTTCATGCGCTTCAAGAAAGGTCAAGTCGGTGGCCACTCTGGTGAATTGCAGACCGCCGTCGTCAGCTACCGGAAGCGGTTCCCATGGTCGTTGCTCCATCCTTTTCTTGAG GTTGATTTGGTGTCGACGATCCATATTGCAGACAGACA GTACTTTGAGACTCTTCAAAGAGGACTTGAATATTATGATTGTGTCCTCTATGAGATGGTAGCAAGCAGGGAAAGTCTAGAAAATAGAATAAACTCAAAATCCAAGGGACAACTGAAACATAAACGATCCAAAGGCTTTAATATTATTGGATTCATTCAAAGGCAGATGGCTAGAATTCTGTCACTTGATTTCCAATTAGATTGTCTTGATTATGAAAGTCAAAAGTGGCAACATGCTGACCTTGATTATGAGACTTTTAAATTACTTCAG GATGAAAGAGGTGAAAGCTTTTTCACGCTTGCGAAAGAAATGACCCTCAGATCTACAAAAACCTTGGTTCAACCTGTTTCCACAACAGGTGATCTTGGTCCTTGGAAATCTAAGCTACTTTGGGCTTCACGTGTATTGCCCATGCCACTTGTTGGACTTCTCATTATTAGTAGCGTATGCTCACCATTTGAAAGTTACAGCACAGAGTACTCTGAACTGGAAGCACTTTCCAGACTTGATATTGGAGCTGCATTGAAGATTTTCTTGGCCAAGCGGCTAACATCTGA GTTTACTGAAATAACTGCGGCTATAGAGGAAAAATCAGTGATCATTGGTGAAAGGAACAGAGTTGCAGCTGACGAACTGAGGAGAGCGATAGACAATGGGCACCAGAGAATAGCAGTTCTCTATGGAGGAGGTCACATGCCAGATCTTGGTAGACGACTGCGAGAAGAGTTTGACATGGTCCCTTCTCATGTGCAATGGATAACAGCATGGTCCATAAAGAACAAGAAGCTCGACAGCCAGTCCTTGCCATTCCTCAAGGCATTGGCAAAACTTTTGGGCTGGCCTCTCAACAGGTATCAAACACTGGCTTTGTTAAtattctcatctcttcttgcgctTGATCTTTGGTTCTGGGAGCTGTTCGTTCAGACTGCAATCAACTTGGCTTCTTCAGCTGCATTTGAAGTTGGTCTATCGACTAACATCATGTGA